The genomic segment GCCTCTCAGGtgacttataatttttttcatcaagAGACCagttttagaataaaaaataacttaagaAGATTCAAGTAAAGGACCCAAAAgctttaagagaatgaaaagctTCCTTGGTATCTCTGGGCCCTTGCTCTAGGCCTTCCATCATAGCTGTTCCTCCTCCTCGTCGtcctcatcctcatcatcatcctCCGCCTCGTCGTTGTCCTCatcatcttcatcctcatcttcatCCAGACTTGCCCTTTTGTCATCAGATGTGCTGCTGTCAGACTCCTCCTCCTCCCGAGCCAGGAGCTTCTTAAAAACCTCAAACTCCTCAACAGAAGAACAGGCTGTCCTGGCCAAAAACTCGGCTTCTGAAACTCTGAAAATGTCCTTGACCAGTGGGTTAGGGATCTGTGTCTGCCCCTTCTTGTCAGGGGTTTGGTACCGTCCCAGTCGCTCCAGGTAAATGTGTCTCTGCTTAATCTTGGTTAGTGAATACTGCAAGTACTCACTCTTCACAATGTCTGGATGCTTAACTCCCATCCTGAAGTACGCGTACTGgaagacacaaacacacccaggagTCCCAGATAGAGTTCTGAGACCTATCACTCTGTAAACCATATAAAATTCAGCTGGACAAAAGGATTCAAAAATAATTGCCTCATTGGTGACAGCAGAATACCCACTCTAGGAGACTGACATTTGTGTGACAGAGGGCAGTTTCAAAACACTTTCGAATTCATCCTGAGAAACACGGAGCAGGAAATaaaggggcaggagggagaaggggcaggagggagaggtggtatttttctttaaacggggaaggaaaagaatgaaTATGGAAAGAACAGGCAAAACATTCAGAAAACATCTAGAAATTCCACCTAAGTTGTCATAATTGTTACTAAAAAGTTGGACAACtgttaaaattacattttcaaaatcaacatgcaaaaccAATTCTGAGGACAGGACGGTTTCAGctgttttaaaattagctattTCAGACTCCCCACTTAGACTCTCAGAATAGGACTGGATCATTCATTATTAATGGCAGAAAAGGTGAAGAATAGGTTTGATCTGTAATAAGTTAAAGAACCAGAACCAAATTTTCTTTGGCTGATGTACGCAGAGAATCTAGTCTTTCACTTCCTCCACTCAAATGAGGTGTCTGAGGCTTCTTATCCATATAACTGAGCCTTACTACATTTGAAAAACCTGAAAAACTTGCTGTTACTACAGTAATCATGCTATCAGTCATTCTCACCTGAAACCACGCTAAAGGTATCAGTCATTCTCACCTGAAACTTGTATTCCAGTTGACCCAGGTCCTCTCGAAGAACAGAGGGGCAACTGTGCAAAATCTTGGTGACTTGCTGTACCGTGAAAAGGCACTTCTCCTTGAGAAGCCTGACAGTGTCATTAATGTCCTGCTGACGCATGGTGAAAATTTCAGGGCAACAGTAAAGCACCCTCTTTAATTTCCCTGCAGAACATTCAAAAAAGGCAAGCACATAATTTCAGGATACTCCAGAAACCCAAGGAGCTAGCTGCACCCAATTTAAGtccacatttaaaaacaaacaaggatCCTCTCCTTCCACAGAGCAAGTGGCAATTTCAGATCTAACTTCCCAGAAGCACCATGGAAAGGATCCATCTCCCCACCGACTTCCTGACACTCCTCAGACTCACCAGCCTGCCTCCCTGTGTTCCTGCTTTATTCTGGCCTCCCACCTGAAAGGTGCCAACTTTGTATTTTGGGTCTCCTCTTGCCCTCCTCACTTGGAAAATAATTTCCCAGGCATTTACTGGAAAGATCAGAGAGTAACATGGGAGGAACCGTATTTGG from the Macaca nemestrina isolate mMacNem1 chromosome 11, mMacNem.hap1, whole genome shotgun sequence genome contains:
- the LOC105473771 gene encoding transcription termination factor 4, mitochondrial isoform X2, whose amino-acid sequence is MVLDWHRLIPLTWAWMARQTPHLGEQRRMTASLLRKLTTASNGGVTEELSCVRSNNYVQEPECRRNRVQCLLEKQRTPVEQGSLELERVISSLLDMGFSNAHINELLSIRPGASLQQLLDIISEFILLGLNPEPVYVVLKKSPQLLKLPIMQMRKRSSYLRKLGLGEGKLKRVLYCCPEIFTMRQQDINDTVRLLKEKCLFTVQQVTKILHSCPSVLREDLGQLEYKFQYAYFRMGVKHPDIVKSEYLQYSLTKIKQRHIYLERLGRYQTPDKKGQTQIPNPLVKDIFRVSEAEFLARTACSSVEEFEVFKKLLAREEEESDSSTSDDKRASLDEDEDEDDEDNDEAEDDDEDEDDEEEEQL
- the LOC105473771 gene encoding transcription termination factor 4, mitochondrial isoform X1, with translation MAALGRQVLDWHRLIPLTWAWMARQTPHLGEQRRMTASLLRKLTTASNGGVTEELSCVRSNNYVQEPECRRNRVQCLLEKQRTPVEQGSLELERVISSLLDMGFSNAHINELLSIRPGASLQQLLDIISEFILLGLNPEPVYVVLKKSPQLLKLPIMQMRKRSSYLRKLGLGEGKLKRVLYCCPEIFTMRQQDINDTVRLLKEKCLFTVQQVTKILHSCPSVLREDLGQLEYKFQYAYFRMGVKHPDIVKSEYLQYSLTKIKQRHIYLERLGRYQTPDKKGQTQIPNPLVKDIFRVSEAEFLARTACSSVEEFEVFKKLLAREEEESDSSTSDDKRASLDEDEDEDDEDNDEAEDDDEDEDDEEEEQL
- the LOC105473771 gene encoding transcription termination factor 4, mitochondrial isoform X3, which produces MARQTPHLGEQRRMTASLLRKLTTASNGGVTEELSCVRSNNYVQEPECRRNRVQCLLEKQRTPVEQGSLELERVISSLLDMGFSNAHINELLSIRPGASLQQLLDIISEFILLGLNPEPVYVVLKKSPQLLKLPIMQMRKRSSYLRKLGLGEGKLKRVLYCCPEIFTMRQQDINDTVRLLKEKCLFTVQQVTKILHSCPSVLREDLGQLEYKFQYAYFRMGVKHPDIVKSEYLQYSLTKIKQRHIYLERLGRYQTPDKKGQTQIPNPLVKDIFRVSEAEFLARTACSSVEEFEVFKKLLAREEEESDSSTSDDKRASLDEDEDEDDEDNDEAEDDDEDEDDEEEEQL